DNA from Pseudomonadota bacterium:
AAAACTACATGTCAAAGTTGTCAATCATGCCTGGATGCATCAGCTTTATTTTTTTCAGGATCGGATTATTGATCGTTTCAATGAATTAGCTGGAGGTAAAATCCTTATTACTCACCTGCATTTTGAGCTGGGAGAAATAGCAGTGGAAAATCAGTCTGAGCCTGACTCCACTGTCACGACATGTTCTTCCCGCTTGATAGGTGAATGGGAGAAAAAAAAGATAAAAAAAGAGATATGTCGTCATGTGAAAGATCCCGAACTGGCGGATATCCTCTATCAGCTACGCTTGAAAGACCGAATACAGCAGTTGTTGAATTGAAACGGGTGGCTGTCCTGAAAAAGATGAATCTCCCTGTTGTTCCTGGAACCCTCTATATCATTCCCACTCCCATTGGCAATCTTGGTGACCTGACGGCAAGGGCTTTAGAAACCCTGAAACAGGTTGATAAGGTTGCGGCTGAAGATACCCGTACGGCCCGCAAATTATTTGCCCACTTTGGCATCGATACCACCCTGGTTTCATTCCATGAATACAGCGCTGAAAGTCGGATAGCATCCTTGGTGCAACAGCTGGAAAACGGCCAAAGTATCGGTTT
Protein-coding regions in this window:
- a CDS encoding DUF721 domain-containing protein, with the protein product MAKKIDQQRGGKGGYVGDLLPQVIDKYRLRKKMELYQLFARWPEVVGPQLVKKCQPLFISRKKLHVKVVNHAWMHQLYFFQDRIIDRFNELAGGKILITHLHFELGEIAVENQSEPDSTVTTCSSRLIGEWEKKKIKKEICRHVKDPELADILYQLRLKDRIQQLLN